The following proteins are encoded in a genomic region of Hypanus sabinus isolate sHypSab1 unplaced genomic scaffold, sHypSab1.hap1 scaffold_353, whole genome shotgun sequence:
- the LOC132388576 gene encoding N-acetyllactosaminide beta-1,3-N-acetylglucosaminyltransferase 3-like, whose amino-acid sequence MIRHRRFYEKVLLCVLITLGLFFMFWDNDQRRETDDAAATVHRKDLPKVVTADATESVLKPKCHANKTLLHLSSFEQQEQHIKNFLMYKHCREFDMIQNVPDKCGGREGSQNVFLLLVIKSDPFNQDRREVVRKTWGKEREFNGVLIKRVFISGVSPNKKERRKLNQLLAMENREHRDVLQWDFLDTFFNLTLKQYKLLQWVSEFCPSAKFIFNGDDDVFANTDNMVDYLIGMKVHQHLFVGHLIYRVGPIRQKWSKYYVPEIVTTIQSYPPYVGGGGILMSVYTAHIIFHIAQDLELFPIDDVFFGMCLTKAGLAPHSHSGFRTAGVRVPSTQDESFNPCYYRELLLVHRFRPFELLLMWDAVHDDNLKCARAPQKSASTERTT is encoded by the coding sequence ATGATTAGACATCGGCGATTCTATGAGAAAGTACTGCTGTGTGTTTTGATTACACTGGGATTGTTCTTCATGTTCTGGGATAATGACCAACGTCGAGAGACTGATGATGCTGCAGCAACTGTTCATCGCAAAGATTTACCCAAGGTTGTTACTGCTGATGCAACTGAATCAGTACTCAAGCCAAAGTGCCACGCGAACAAGACATTGTTGCACCTGTCCTCGTTTGAACAACAGGAACAGCACATAAAAAACTTCTTGATGTATAAACACTGTCGAGAATTTGACATGATTCAAAACGTCCCAGATAAATGCGGTGGTCGAGAAGGATCTCAGAATGTCTTCCTGCTCCTGGTGATCAAATCTGACCCTTTCAACCAGGATCGGCGGGAAGTGGTAAGGAAGACCTGGGGCAAAGAACGCGAATTCAATGGGGTCCTAATTAAGAGAGTCTTTATCTCGGGTGTCTCTCCTaacaaaaaagaaagaaggaaattgaatcagctgttagcaatggaaaacagagaacacagagatgTCCTACAGTGGGATTTCTTGGATACCTTTTTCAACCTCACCCTCAAACAATACAAGTTGCTGCAGTGGGTCAGTGAATTTTGTCCCAGTGCTAAGTTCATCTTCAATGGAGATGATGATGTCTTTGCCAACACCGATAACATGGTTGATTATTTGATAGGCATGAAGGttcaccaacacctgtttgtggGCCATCTCATTTATAGGGTTGGGCCAATTCGCCAAAAGTGGAGCAAGTATTATGTGCCAGAAATAGTGACCACCATCCAGTCGTACCCACCATACGTTGGTGGAGGGGGGATACTTATGTCTGTTTATACAGCTCATATCATTTTCCACATCGCCCAAGACCTTGAACtattccccattgatgatgtctTTTTTGGGATGTGTCTGACCAAGGCTGGACTAGCCCCACACTCCCATAGCGGATTCAGGACAGCTGGAGTCAGGGTTCCTTCAACGCAAGATGAATCTTTCAATCCTTGCTATTACCGTGAGTTGTTGCTAGTGCACCGTTTCCGGCCTTTCGAACTGCTATTGATGTGGGATGCGGTGCATGATGACAATCTGAAGTGTGCTCGTGCTCCCCAGAAGTCTGCATCCACGGAAAGGACCACATGA